Proteins encoded within one genomic window of Dyadobacter chenhuakuii:
- a CDS encoding peptidylprolyl isomerase, with translation MPKIQYNIALLAVLAVSSCKTTAPPQQAAVVTETPALLEIGNEKFSIEDYQDSYNKNKNASDSTRELTPEEYFNLYKDLKIKVLHAKQEGKDTTQDYKEEITSYREQLAKNHLVDKSLVEKLSNEAYNRLKQEVRASHILIGVSEDASPADTLEAYRAAIALRGRLEDGNDFGDLAAKFSKDPVASKTKGDLGYFTAFQTLYPIETAAYTLPVGKVSQPVRTKGGYHLVKVTDRRSNRGMVRIAHIMVQQDTAGTAAQKESAKARIDEAYALLQSGEDWEAVVESFSDDKQSRKNSGLLPMFGIGQMVPEIEEAAFALTKVNAYSKPVLTMYGWHIVRLAEKRSLEPYATMAPSLRKKVVTDSRGKVLEQANAKRLREKYKVQEFAEQWKTVAALGDSSITSGNWDYLSAVSTDWASVALFKIEEQSYDALGFLNYVKRKQQVKPKDASPAVVFRKYYNDYLTESLADFEKEHLEETNAEFRNLISEIKEGVLLSQVMEENVWGRSLTDSTGQKAFYDQHKERYQFPERVLATIVSAKDTQTVNAIKRTLAQSPYKLERRSKEILFAANASEIDNEQLDALTDVYIVMEKNPDYIVEIAGYRSADESEITSANRIRNVVKYLNGRNIPILRIIEKDYGSFRQTAEADRNRRVGFQFYSQSKGDVEKVYNADAPDAVMIRDGYFTKDNPLFARFKWQTGEQTVTDNNMVFWTSVQKIEPSRGKTFAEARGSVINDYQKELEKQLVNRLEAKFPIKVNAQELEKIKR, from the coding sequence ATGCCTAAAATACAATACAACATTGCCCTGCTTGCGGTTTTAGCCGTAAGCTCCTGTAAAACAACCGCACCTCCTCAACAAGCAGCAGTAGTAACCGAAACGCCCGCCTTACTGGAAATTGGGAACGAGAAATTTTCGATTGAGGATTACCAGGATTCATATAATAAAAACAAAAATGCTTCTGATTCAACGCGTGAGTTAACTCCGGAAGAATATTTTAATTTATACAAAGACCTTAAAATAAAGGTCCTGCATGCCAAGCAAGAAGGAAAAGACACCACTCAGGACTATAAAGAAGAAATCACCTCCTACCGCGAACAGCTCGCAAAAAACCACCTGGTTGACAAATCACTTGTCGAAAAACTCTCGAATGAAGCTTATAACCGCCTGAAGCAGGAAGTGAGAGCTTCCCATATACTGATCGGTGTTTCGGAAGATGCTTCTCCGGCCGATACTTTGGAAGCCTACCGCGCGGCCATCGCATTGAGGGGAAGATTGGAGGACGGCAATGACTTCGGCGACCTGGCCGCAAAATTCTCGAAAGATCCCGTTGCATCAAAAACCAAAGGCGATCTGGGTTATTTTACCGCTTTTCAGACCTTATATCCCATAGAAACGGCAGCTTATACGTTGCCCGTCGGAAAAGTTTCGCAGCCCGTGCGTACGAAGGGAGGCTATCATCTGGTGAAAGTAACGGATCGCCGTTCGAACCGGGGGATGGTTCGGATTGCGCATATCATGGTTCAGCAGGATACGGCAGGAACTGCGGCGCAGAAAGAGTCTGCAAAAGCGCGGATCGATGAAGCCTATGCACTGTTACAAAGCGGTGAAGATTGGGAAGCAGTCGTGGAAAGTTTTTCAGACGATAAACAATCCAGGAAAAACAGCGGGTTACTCCCCATGTTTGGCATCGGGCAAATGGTGCCTGAAATTGAAGAAGCGGCCTTTGCATTGACCAAGGTGAACGCCTATTCCAAACCTGTGCTGACCATGTATGGATGGCACATTGTGCGACTGGCCGAAAAGCGCAGCCTGGAACCATATGCAACCATGGCGCCATCGCTGCGGAAAAAAGTGGTGACGGATTCGAGAGGAAAAGTGCTGGAACAAGCCAATGCGAAACGGCTCAGGGAAAAATACAAAGTCCAGGAATTTGCGGAACAGTGGAAAACGGTTGCGGCGTTGGGAGACAGCAGCATTACCAGTGGAAATTGGGATTATTTAAGTGCAGTATCAACAGATTGGGCTTCGGTTGCGTTATTTAAGATTGAAGAGCAATCGTACGATGCACTGGGCTTTTTGAATTATGTAAAAAGAAAGCAACAGGTTAAACCGAAAGATGCATCGCCTGCGGTTGTGTTTCGGAAATATTATAATGACTATTTGACGGAAAGCCTGGCTGATTTTGAAAAGGAACATTTGGAAGAGACCAATGCTGAGTTCCGGAACCTGATCAGCGAGATTAAAGAAGGGGTGCTGCTTTCACAAGTAATGGAGGAGAATGTATGGGGACGTTCATTGACGGATTCGACGGGTCAAAAGGCGTTCTATGACCAGCATAAGGAGCGCTATCAGTTCCCGGAACGTGTGCTGGCGACCATTGTGTCGGCCAAGGACACGCAAACGGTGAATGCGATCAAAAGAACATTGGCACAGAGCCCTTACAAGCTGGAACGGAGATCGAAGGAAATATTGTTCGCAGCCAATGCCAGCGAAATTGATAATGAGCAACTTGATGCGCTGACCGACGTTTATATTGTAATGGAAAAGAATCCTGATTACATTGTAGAAATTGCAGGTTACAGGTCAGCGGACGAAAGTGAGATCACATCTGCCAACCGCATCAGGAATGTTGTAAAGTATTTGAATGGCCGGAATATCCCGATTTTACGGATCATTGAAAAAGACTATGGCTCGTTCAGGCAAACGGCCGAAGCCGACCGCAACCGACGTGTAGGCTTCCAGTTTTACAGCCAGTCGAAAGGTGACGTGGAGAAGGTCTATAATGCAGACGCTCCCGACGCCGTTATGATCCGGGATGGATATTTTACAAAGGACAACCCTTTATTTGCCCGATTCAAATGGCAGACAGGTGAACAAACTGTGACGGACAACAACATGGTTTTCTGGACTTCCGTACAAAAAATAGAGCCGTCACGCGGGAAGACATTTGCAGAAGCGCGTGGAAGCGTGATCAACGATTACCAGAAAGAGTTGGAAAAACAGTTGGTAAACCGGCTGGAAGCGAAATTCCCTATTAAAGTGAATGCGCAAGAATTAGAAAAAATTAAGCGTTAA
- the gloA2 gene encoding SMU1112c/YaeR family gloxylase I-like metalloprotein has product MKLLKAVHHIAIICSDYDKSKHFYTDILGFEIEREVYRSERDSYKLDLSLNGQYIIELFSFPSPPKRPSRPESTGLRHIAFQVDDIEPAIAQLRKKGIVTEAVRVDEFTGKKFTFFADPDDLPIELYEI; this is encoded by the coding sequence ATGAAACTACTCAAAGCCGTACACCACATTGCCATCATTTGCTCGGATTACGACAAATCCAAGCACTTTTATACTGATATCCTGGGTTTTGAGATTGAAAGAGAGGTATACAGATCAGAAAGGGATTCTTATAAGCTTGATCTTTCCCTCAACGGGCAATACATTATCGAGCTATTTTCCTTCCCGAGCCCGCCTAAGCGCCCGTCGCGGCCCGAGTCGACCGGCTTGCGGCACATTGCCTTTCAGGTGGATGATATTGAACCGGCGATTGCGCAGTTGCGAAAAAAGGGGATTGTTACTGAGGCTGTGAGAGTGGATGAATTTACCGGCAAAAAATTTACATTCTTTGCCGATCCTGACGACCTGCCTATTGAATTATATGAGATCTGA
- a CDS encoding acyltransferase family protein: MKEYIPAPKRVSSIDAYRGFVMFLMMAEVLRLGKVAEAFPGSAFWAFLDYHQSHVEWVGCSLHDMIQPSFSFLVGVALPYSIASRASREQSTTVMWLHTFRRSLTLILLGIFLRSMHSEQTNFTFEDTLTQIGLGYPILFALGFTGERTQWGALGGILLAYGLAFALYSLPGPYFDWSETGNVANWEHNLKGFAAHWNKNTNIAWAFDRWFLNLFPRPETFKFNGGGYSTLSFIPTLGTMILGLIAGKWLKSATSSAWLLKRLAITAALLLALALILNFAGINPIVKRIWTPAWTLFSGGICMFFLAGFYFIVDVKQKQRFFFPLIVIGTNSIVAYVMAETIVSFIDSSFRINVSQNYDLLLGQNYQPLVRGAIILLVEWAILYWLYVRKIFIRI; encoded by the coding sequence TTGAAAGAGTATATACCCGCGCCGAAACGTGTTTCCTCCATCGATGCCTATCGGGGATTTGTAATGTTCCTGATGATGGCCGAAGTGTTGCGGCTGGGAAAAGTCGCGGAAGCCTTTCCGGGCAGTGCATTTTGGGCATTTCTGGATTATCATCAAAGTCATGTGGAATGGGTAGGCTGCTCCTTGCACGACATGATTCAGCCTTCTTTCTCGTTTTTGGTCGGGGTGGCACTTCCCTACTCTATCGCCAGCCGTGCAAGCCGGGAACAAAGTACGACTGTAATGTGGCTGCATACATTCAGGAGGTCGCTGACGTTGATTTTGCTTGGCATTTTCCTGCGTTCCATGCACAGTGAGCAAACCAATTTTACATTCGAAGACACATTAACCCAGATCGGCTTAGGCTATCCGATCCTGTTTGCGCTCGGCTTTACGGGCGAACGCACGCAATGGGGCGCGCTAGGCGGGATATTACTTGCATACGGACTCGCATTCGCCTTATACAGCCTGCCCGGGCCATATTTCGACTGGTCGGAAACGGGCAATGTTGCCAACTGGGAGCACAACCTTAAAGGCTTTGCCGCACATTGGAACAAGAATACAAACATTGCGTGGGCGTTTGATCGCTGGTTCCTGAATTTATTTCCACGCCCCGAAACATTTAAATTCAACGGAGGCGGATATAGCACATTGAGTTTCATTCCCACATTAGGAACCATGATCCTCGGCCTTATTGCAGGGAAATGGCTTAAATCCGCCACATCTTCCGCCTGGTTGCTCAAACGCCTCGCTATAACAGCAGCACTCCTGCTGGCGCTGGCATTGATCCTTAATTTCGCGGGCATTAACCCCATCGTGAAACGCATATGGACGCCCGCATGGACGCTTTTCAGCGGAGGAATTTGTATGTTTTTCCTGGCTGGATTTTACTTTATTGTTGATGTAAAACAAAAGCAGCGGTTCTTCTTCCCGCTTATCGTCATAGGCACCAATTCAATTGTGGCCTACGTTATGGCTGAAACCATTGTCAGCTTTATAGACAGTTCATTCCGCATCAATGTCAGCCAAAACTATGACCTGCTCCTCGGGCAAAATTATCAGCCGTTGGTTCGCGGTGCAATTATCCTGCTGGTGGAATGGGCGATCCTGTATTGGCTATACGTGCGAAAGATATTTATCAGGATTTAA
- a CDS encoding FAD-dependent oxidoreductase, translating into MNLNIKAAKQTTYDAIVVGSGISGGWAAKELTEKGLKVVMLERGRDIKHITDYKTATLAPWEFEHRGRVTTIAKEQYWAGIRTGYTANEEWAYLFENDKENQYEETRKFDWIRAYHVGGRSLLWGRQSYRLNPMDFEANAKDGIAVDWPIRYKDIAPWYDYVEKFAGISGAKDGLDVLPDGNYLPPMQMNCVEKHVKGEVEKKFAGRHIIMGRAAHLTQPQAFHTELGRAACQFRNMCMRGCPYGAYFSTQSATLPAAQRTGNLTLVPDSIVSEVIYDDKLGKVTGVRVINQNTLETKEYYAKIIFMNASAIASASILMNSKSKRFPNGLGNESDQLGRNIMDHHLAVGARADVDGFEDKYYFGRRANGIYIPRYRNWGDDKRDYIRGFGYQGGASRESWGRGVGTDGFGADFKKSLSEPGGWNMNIQGFGEMIADEKNRFTLHPTKKDKWGLPLVVFDAAYGENERKMRVDMMNDAAEMLEAAGLKNVTPYIDDSKHPGIGIHEMGTARMGNDPKTSVLNKNNQVWGAENVYVTDGAFMTSASCVNPSLTYMAMTARAADHAVKELKKMNV; encoded by the coding sequence ATGAATTTAAACATAAAGGCAGCGAAACAAACCACTTACGACGCAATCGTGGTTGGATCGGGAATCAGCGGCGGCTGGGCAGCTAAGGAATTGACAGAAAAGGGCTTGAAAGTGGTCATGCTCGAAAGAGGCCGCGACATCAAGCACATTACCGACTACAAAACAGCAACGCTTGCCCCCTGGGAATTTGAACACAGAGGCCGCGTTACCACCATTGCCAAAGAGCAATATTGGGCTGGGATCAGGACAGGTTATACAGCCAACGAAGAATGGGCATATCTGTTTGAAAACGATAAAGAAAACCAATACGAAGAAACCCGCAAATTCGACTGGATCCGTGCCTATCACGTAGGCGGACGCTCGCTGCTGTGGGGGCGTCAAAGCTATCGCCTCAATCCAATGGATTTCGAAGCGAATGCCAAAGACGGCATCGCGGTAGACTGGCCGATCCGTTACAAAGACATTGCTCCGTGGTATGATTACGTGGAGAAATTCGCGGGGATCAGCGGCGCAAAGGACGGACTGGATGTGTTGCCGGATGGCAATTACCTGCCTCCTATGCAAATGAACTGCGTTGAAAAACATGTAAAAGGAGAAGTAGAGAAGAAATTTGCAGGCCGCCACATCATTATGGGCCGCGCTGCGCACCTTACCCAGCCACAAGCTTTCCATACAGAACTGGGACGTGCTGCTTGTCAGTTCCGTAACATGTGTATGCGCGGTTGCCCTTACGGTGCCTATTTCAGCACACAATCGGCCACGCTTCCAGCTGCGCAGAGAACAGGTAACCTTACATTAGTGCCTGATTCTATTGTTTCAGAAGTGATTTACGATGACAAGCTAGGCAAAGTAACAGGTGTTCGTGTGATCAACCAGAACACATTGGAAACCAAGGAATATTATGCGAAGATCATTTTCATGAACGCTTCTGCTATTGCTTCGGCTTCTATATTAATGAACTCGAAGTCGAAACGTTTTCCGAATGGTCTGGGAAATGAAAGTGACCAGCTTGGACGTAACATTATGGACCATCACCTGGCAGTTGGCGCGAGAGCGGATGTGGATGGTTTTGAAGACAAATATTATTTCGGAAGACGTGCAAACGGAATCTATATCCCACGTTACCGCAACTGGGGCGATGACAAGCGCGATTACATTCGTGGCTTCGGTTACCAGGGAGGCGCAAGCCGCGAAAGCTGGGGACGCGGCGTCGGAACGGACGGTTTCGGTGCTGATTTCAAGAAGTCGCTCTCAGAGCCAGGCGGATGGAATATGAACATTCAGGGTTTTGGTGAGATGATCGCGGATGAAAAAAACCGCTTCACGTTGCACCCGACCAAGAAAGATAAATGGGGACTTCCGCTTGTGGTTTTTGATGCAGCTTACGGTGAAAACGAGCGGAAAATGCGCGTTGACATGATGAATGATGCAGCGGAAATGCTGGAAGCAGCAGGTCTGAAAAACGTTACACCATACATTGACGACTCCAAACACCCTGGCATTGGTATCCACGAAATGGGCACAGCCCGGATGGGTAATGATCCGAAAACCTCTGTTTTAAATAAGAACAATCAGGTTTGGGGCGCAGAGAATGTGTACGTAACGGATGGCGCATTCATGACTTCCGCATCTTGCGTGAACCCGTCGCTTACCTACATGGCTATGACCGCACGTGCGGCCGACCATGCCGTGAAAGAGCTTAAAAAGATGAATGTTTAG
- a CDS encoding gluconate 2-dehydrogenase subunit 3 family protein codes for MKRRDALGRVALLMGGALSAPTMLAFLESCKKASDTATGITFPFTPERQALVAEVSEMIIPKTDTPGAKDAKVGEFIEKMMKDCYSEPEQKSFNKGLEELEKKDFMKATPQDRTAILTEMEKASKADQAKADTEKKKYTEAGKEYTDAPVPFFRLLKELTLLGYFTSEQGATQALEYVAVPGRYDGCIDYKPGQKAWAL; via the coding sequence ATGAAAAGACGTGATGCCCTTGGTCGTGTGGCACTTTTAATGGGTGGTGCTCTCTCAGCCCCCACCATGCTGGCTTTTCTGGAAAGCTGCAAAAAAGCTTCTGATACTGCTACCGGGATTACTTTTCCGTTTACCCCGGAAAGACAGGCGCTGGTTGCGGAGGTTAGTGAGATGATTATCCCAAAAACAGACACCCCGGGAGCAAAGGATGCGAAAGTCGGTGAGTTTATCGAAAAAATGATGAAGGATTGCTATTCCGAGCCTGAGCAGAAAAGCTTTAACAAAGGATTGGAAGAGCTCGAAAAGAAAGATTTCATGAAGGCAACGCCACAAGACAGAACGGCGATCCTGACCGAAATGGAAAAAGCGTCGAAAGCAGATCAGGCCAAGGCCGACACGGAAAAGAAAAAGTATACAGAAGCCGGAAAAGAATATACGGATGCACCGGTTCCATTCTTCCGTTTGTTGAAGGAGCTAACCTTACTAGGTTATTTCACATCCGAACAAGGTGCAACGCAAGCACTTGAATATGTGGCAGTTCCGGGTCGCTACGATGGATGCATCGATTACAAGCCGGGACAAAAAGCGTGGGCCTTGTAA
- a CDS encoding acyl transferase — MELQNNKSQTEKRQALREQILTLQPANFERLTLEIFRYQAAYNPVYNQYIKNLNIIPEHITHLTQIPFLPVQFFKNHIIQSGDLPAPSAIFQSSGTTGQQTSQHHLFDGTLYKDVSARIFRDNFGDLKQFHILALLPSYLERNNSSLVYMMQHFIEESGSDLSGFYLKNVDELLQTLTCLANNPDGKKVLMLGVTFALLDLAESDHDLSFLAKIKELTVMDTGGMKGRRQELLREEVHDTLTGRLGVDKIHSEYGMTEMLSQGYSHGAGLLMPGFSMRILLRDINDPFAIYDHNINSSKTGGINIIDLANLDSCSFIETQDLGRFGEKEGSFYVMGRFDNSDIRGCNLMVM; from the coding sequence TTGGAACTTCAAAACAACAAATCTCAAACCGAAAAAAGGCAGGCACTGCGCGAGCAAATCCTAACTTTACAACCTGCTAATTTCGAGCGCCTTACACTGGAAATTTTCCGCTATCAGGCAGCATATAACCCGGTTTACAATCAGTATATAAAAAATCTGAACATTATACCGGAGCATATAACCCACCTGACCCAGATTCCGTTTTTGCCCGTTCAGTTTTTTAAAAACCACATTATCCAAAGCGGCGACCTGCCAGCGCCTTCCGCTATTTTTCAAAGCAGCGGAACAACCGGCCAACAAACAAGCCAGCACCATTTGTTCGACGGGACATTGTATAAGGACGTCTCCGCTCGCATTTTTCGGGACAATTTTGGTGACCTGAAACAGTTCCATATTCTGGCGCTGCTTCCATCATATCTTGAACGAAACAACTCTTCGCTGGTGTATATGATGCAACATTTTATTGAGGAAAGCGGGTCAGATTTGTCCGGTTTTTACCTTAAAAATGTGGATGAACTGCTTCAAACGCTCACTTGTCTTGCAAACAACCCCGATGGAAAGAAGGTCCTCATGCTGGGTGTAACATTTGCCCTGCTGGACCTGGCCGAGAGCGACCACGATCTCTCGTTTTTAGCCAAGATCAAAGAACTTACGGTAATGGATACTGGCGGCATGAAAGGACGCCGGCAGGAGCTTTTAAGAGAAGAAGTGCATGACACTCTTACGGGCAGACTTGGGGTTGACAAAATCCATTCTGAATACGGCATGACCGAAATGCTTTCGCAAGGCTATTCACACGGCGCGGGGCTGCTCATGCCAGGATTTTCAATGCGCATTTTGCTGCGTGATATCAATGATCCTTTTGCGATTTACGATCACAATATAAACAGTTCCAAAACCGGCGGCATTAACATTATCGACCTGGCCAACCTGGATAGCTGCTCATTCATAGAAACCCAGGACCTCGGCAGATTCGGTGAAAAGGAAGGCTCGTTTTATGTCATGGGCCGCTTTGATAATTCTGACATCCGGGGTTGCAATTTAATGGTAATGTAA
- a CDS encoding sensor histidine kinase — MISETPKQKPRFRLHPVAILNSQRLRRSLMDTYDQKSFYKYIIGIILLLLSIGSLFYTDKLVEELEQREEREVQLYAEGMRYVFNSPFDENFNVVFQVIQDAVNFYQIPVIYVNENNLPNPNKNIEFPKNAGPAERERIIQDKLAEMKLEHPPIPVDLGKGRTGNIYYSNSFLLTQLRYYPFLQLSVMLLIGYLAYLAFSSARKAEQNRVWVGLAKETAHQLGTPLSSLMAWVEYFRSDPSIDPSIAEEIEKDVIRLEMITTRFSNIGSVPTLKEEPVTEIVTNFISYLEKRVSSKVKFSVFNQLADEQTALINKNLFEWVIENVCKNAVDAMGGIGEINVTLQAPPNTKEIWIDIADTGKGMSKANMNKIFNPGFSTKKRGWGLGLTLAKRIIENYHSGKLFVKSSEIGRGTTFRILLNANIIE, encoded by the coding sequence ATGATTAGCGAAACTCCAAAACAAAAGCCTCGTTTTCGACTGCATCCCGTTGCCATTCTGAACAGCCAGCGCCTGCGCCGCTCTCTGATGGACACGTATGATCAGAAAAGCTTTTATAAATACATCATTGGCATTATCCTGCTTTTGCTCAGCATCGGATCATTATTTTATACTGATAAATTGGTGGAAGAGCTTGAACAACGGGAAGAACGCGAAGTGCAGCTTTATGCGGAGGGAATGCGATATGTGTTCAACAGCCCTTTTGACGAGAACTTCAATGTGGTGTTCCAGGTGATCCAGGATGCGGTGAATTTTTACCAGATCCCGGTCATTTATGTCAACGAAAATAATCTCCCTAATCCCAACAAGAACATTGAATTCCCGAAAAATGCCGGCCCGGCCGAGCGCGAGCGCATTATTCAGGATAAGCTGGCTGAAATGAAACTGGAACATCCACCGATCCCGGTTGATTTGGGCAAGGGTCGGACTGGGAATATCTATTATAGTAATTCATTCCTGCTTACACAGCTACGTTACTACCCGTTTTTGCAGCTTTCGGTCATGCTTTTGATCGGTTATCTGGCTTATCTGGCGTTCAGTTCGGCTCGAAAAGCGGAGCAAAACCGTGTTTGGGTTGGTTTGGCCAAAGAAACGGCGCATCAGTTAGGAACGCCACTTTCGTCATTAATGGCGTGGGTGGAATATTTCCGGAGCGACCCGAGCATTGATCCGTCCATCGCAGAAGAGATAGAAAAGGATGTGATCCGGCTCGAAATGATCACTACACGCTTTTCAAACATTGGCTCGGTGCCCACTTTGAAGGAAGAACCTGTTACCGAGATTGTAACAAATTTTATCAGTTACCTGGAAAAACGTGTTTCTTCCAAAGTGAAATTTTCGGTCTTCAACCAGCTCGCGGATGAGCAGACGGCATTAATAAATAAAAACCTGTTTGAATGGGTCATTGAGAATGTCTGCAAAAATGCTGTGGATGCGATGGGTGGGATTGGCGAGATTAATGTTACACTTCAGGCACCTCCTAACACCAAAGAAATCTGGATTGATATTGCCGATACGGGAAAAGGAATGAGCAAGGCAAATATGAATAAGATTTTCAATCCGGGATTCAGCACGAAAAAACGTGGCTGGGGATTGGGATTGACATTAGCCAAAAGGATTATTGAAAACTACCATTCGGGCAAGCTCTTTGTCAAAAGCTCCGAAATCGGTCGGGGAACAACTTTCCGTATCCTGTTGAATGCAAATATTATTGAGTAG
- the hemA gene encoding glutamyl-tRNA reductase, with amino-acid sequence MYNQFKSISLSHRNATLAIREQLALNEAEAKSMMLRLKDFFDVSDVLVVSTCNRTEIYYSAATDLNEEIIKMLLIQKGVADIESFKSYFERFSAGESAVQHLFQVATGLQSQVVGDMQIPNQIKHAYQWSADLNMAGPFLHRLLHTIFFANKRVAQETFFRDGAASISYAAVELLEGLMPNPKVLIVGLGEIGADVCRNLAQKKGTAEVTIVNRSRDKSDKLAEELGFRVADFSDIEGEISRADIIVSSIVRDDPFFTKEMMVRLRGMSFKYFIDLSVPRSVSPEVEEIPGVMLYTIDSIRSKADQALHRRLEAVPHVREIIDEAVIEFNDWSKEMVVSPTIQKLKGALEQIRKEELTRFTKNLTDSELEKVERITTSMMQKILKLPVLQLKAACKRGEAETLIDVLNDLFNLEKQAEKH; translated from the coding sequence ATGTATAATCAGTTCAAATCAATAAGTTTATCACATCGGAATGCGACTCTGGCAATCAGAGAACAGCTTGCATTGAATGAGGCGGAGGCGAAAAGCATGATGCTCAGGCTGAAAGATTTCTTTGATGTTTCCGATGTCCTTGTTGTCTCCACCTGCAACCGCACCGAAATATACTATTCCGCCGCGACGGACCTGAATGAGGAGATCATCAAAATGCTCCTGATCCAAAAAGGCGTTGCTGACATTGAGTCGTTCAAATCCTATTTTGAGCGCTTTTCAGCGGGAGAGAGTGCAGTGCAGCATTTATTTCAGGTTGCTACGGGCTTGCAATCGCAGGTTGTGGGGGATATGCAGATTCCAAATCAGATCAAACATGCATATCAGTGGTCGGCAGACCTTAATATGGCCGGGCCGTTCTTACACAGACTTTTACATACCATTTTCTTTGCCAATAAGCGCGTAGCGCAGGAGACTTTCTTCCGGGATGGAGCTGCTTCTATTTCTTATGCAGCCGTAGAATTGCTGGAAGGATTAATGCCAAATCCGAAAGTGCTAATCGTGGGATTGGGCGAGATAGGAGCGGATGTTTGCCGTAACCTGGCCCAGAAAAAAGGAACTGCCGAGGTTACCATCGTAAACCGGTCAAGGGATAAGTCGGATAAGCTGGCTGAGGAACTCGGTTTCCGCGTGGCAGACTTTTCTGACATTGAAGGCGAGATTTCCAGAGCGGATATCATTGTTTCTTCCATTGTTCGCGATGATCCTTTCTTTACCAAGGAAATGATGGTTCGCTTGCGCGGAATGTCTTTCAAATATTTCATTGATCTTTCCGTACCACGCAGCGTTTCCCCGGAAGTAGAAGAAATTCCTGGCGTAATGCTTTATACAATTGATTCCATCCGTTCCAAAGCGGATCAGGCATTGCACCGCCGCCTGGAAGCCGTGCCGCACGTGCGTGAGATTATTGATGAAGCCGTTATTGAATTCAATGATTGGTCCAAAGAAATGGTGGTGTCACCAACCATTCAGAAACTGAAAGGGGCTTTGGAACAGATCAGAAAAGAAGAACTGACGCGTTTTACGAAAAACCTGACGGATTCAGAACTTGAAAAAGTGGAACGCATCACAACCAGCATGATGCAGAAAATCCTGAAACTTCCTGTGCTTCAATTGAAAGCAGCCTGCAAGAGAGGAGAAGCAGAAACGCTCATCGACGTGTTGAATGACCTCTTCAATCTGGAAAAACAAGCGGAAAAGCATTAA
- a CDS encoding ferritin-like domain-containing protein codes for MNIFRILDSIQQVDGDAAGRLAHSTRRMFMNRVGSTLASAAVPTVFASIVNKAYAATPSVTDILNFALTLEYLEETFYFQANRMTNFIPAEYTLVFSQIERHETQHVEFLKSALGSAAVDRPQFDFTYGGAFPDAWTNFMTFITISSALEDTGVRAYKGQAGNLIGSPQILEYALQVHSVEARHASLVRRIIGHLKKDPMMKGWITQDKGFPEAVYKGATPESNTVHAGLDAATLPGVVGISRDAVTESFDEPLTMEEVLAIAGPFIKKMGM; via the coding sequence ATGAATATTTTTAGAATACTAGACAGCATTCAACAAGTTGACGGTGATGCAGCAGGGCGTCTTGCGCACTCTACCCGTCGCATGTTTATGAATCGTGTAGGCAGCACACTCGCTTCGGCAGCTGTCCCAACTGTTTTCGCTTCCATTGTAAATAAGGCATATGCCGCTACGCCATCTGTAACAGATATACTTAATTTCGCTCTGACGCTGGAATATCTTGAAGAGACATTCTACTTCCAGGCAAACAGAATGACCAATTTCATTCCTGCGGAATACACATTGGTTTTCTCACAAATCGAAAGACACGAAACGCAACACGTTGAATTCCTCAAATCTGCTTTGGGAAGTGCTGCTGTTGACCGTCCTCAGTTTGACTTCACATATGGTGGAGCTTTCCCAGATGCATGGACTAACTTCATGACATTCATCACGATCTCATCTGCTTTGGAAGATACAGGTGTACGTGCTTACAAAGGACAGGCAGGAAACCTAATCGGTTCTCCTCAGATCCTTGAATATGCATTGCAGGTTCACTCAGTAGAAGCACGTCACGCTTCACTGGTAAGAAGAATCATCGGTCACCTGAAAAAGGATCCAATGATGAAAGGCTGGATTACACAAGATAAAGGTTTCCCGGAAGCAGTTTATAAAGGCGCAACGCCTGAGTCTAACACAGTTCACGCTGGTTTGGACGCTGCTACGCTACCAGGTGTTGTGGGCATCAGCAGAGACGCTGTAACAGAATCATTTGACGAACCTTTGACTATGGAAGAGGTTTTGGCAATAGCAGGACCATTTATCAAGAAAATGGGAATGTAA